In Microcoleus sp. FACHB-672, one DNA window encodes the following:
- a CDS encoding HEAT repeat domain-containing protein yields the protein MDDYDDLSALTIEAELESPLDLMEEAEPPKPDPEEMLPLLDSPDSQQRMLATRAFCEIQDERAIPHLIRLLKDPCPLVRVSAGYALGRNPSPDAVDSLIEQLNRDWNGYVRKGVVWALGNCRDRRSLMPLLDALKTDISAVRLWAASSLGQMASVGYDTVIAALPPLIESLRRDPMPAVRSNCAWALGQLCRELPSNVVYATAIDALIEAFAEDEDMGVREDAKGSLLRVGDPRGIQLIEELELEGWPLV from the coding sequence ATGGACGATTACGATGACTTGAGTGCCCTCACGATTGAGGCAGAACTGGAAAGTCCTTTGGATCTGATGGAAGAGGCAGAGCCTCCCAAGCCCGATCCAGAGGAAATGCTGCCATTGCTGGACTCACCAGACTCCCAACAACGGATGTTGGCAACGCGGGCTTTTTGCGAAATTCAGGATGAGCGGGCAATTCCCCATTTGATCCGGTTGTTAAAAGATCCTTGCCCGTTAGTTAGGGTTAGCGCCGGCTATGCGTTGGGGCGAAATCCCAGTCCGGATGCGGTCGATTCGCTGATAGAACAGCTTAATCGGGATTGGAATGGCTATGTGCGTAAGGGCGTGGTTTGGGCGCTGGGAAATTGTCGCGATCGCCGGTCGTTAATGCCTTTGCTGGATGCGCTGAAAACGGATATTTCTGCGGTGCGCCTGTGGGCGGCTAGTTCACTGGGCCAGATGGCTTCAGTCGGTTATGATACGGTGATTGCTGCCCTTCCTCCACTCATTGAATCGTTGCGTCGAGATCCGATGCCGGCGGTGCGGAGTAATTGCGCTTGGGCGTTGGGGCAATTGTGCCGTGAATTGCCTTCTAATGTGGTGTATGCCACGGCAATTGATGCCTTAATTGAGGCTTTTGCGGAAGATGAAGATATGGGCGTTCGCGAAGATGCTAAAGGTTCTCTGTTACGTGTGGGCGATCCGCGTGGTATACAGCTGATTGAGGAATTGGAACTTGAAGGTTGGCCTCTTGTTTAG
- a CDS encoding GNAT family N-acetyltransferase, giving the protein MLLPGYTLRTGSGLDRALLVKFMQRTYQELYPEQDFSHLALTVEQYFSNKTPLWWVDLKDEADSTFYPPPFTRHPSPVGCLWVGNAIDQPSGDRHAHIFLVYVAPEHRRRGIGEALVSHAEAWAKERGDHQIALQVFVQNQPALNLYQKLGYQTQSLWMLKLLQPNQE; this is encoded by the coding sequence GTGCTGTTACCGGGATACACGTTGCGTACCGGCTCTGGCTTAGATCGGGCTTTGCTGGTCAAGTTCATGCAGCGAACTTACCAAGAACTTTACCCAGAACAGGATTTTTCCCATTTAGCCCTAACTGTTGAACAGTATTTTTCCAACAAAACGCCGCTTTGGTGGGTTGATCTCAAGGATGAAGCGGACAGTACATTTTACCCCCCTCCCTTCACCCGTCATCCTTCCCCTGTCGGTTGTTTGTGGGTGGGGAATGCCATCGATCAGCCGAGTGGGGATCGGCACGCTCACATTTTTCTGGTATATGTCGCGCCAGAACACCGACGTCGCGGGATTGGTGAGGCGTTAGTGTCTCATGCTGAAGCTTGGGCCAAAGAACGCGGTGATCATCAAATTGCCCTGCAAGTTTTTGTGCAGAACCAGCCTGCTTTGAATCTATACCAAAAGCTGGGCTATCAAACCCAGTCTCTGTGGATGTTAAAACTTCTGCAACCCAATCAAGAATGA
- a CDS encoding NAD(P)/FAD-dependent oxidoreductase, protein MSSQSLKVVVIGGGAAGFFGAIACAKTHPHTQVTLLEAGREPLAKVRISGGGRCNVTHACFEPALLVQNYPRGGKALRGAFTRFQCRDTVAWFEERGVQLKTEEDGRMFPITDDSATIVECLMRAAHRAGVEFRNGSQVSSIYHSPDPSFKIELKSGETVTCDRLLLATGSNPMGYKWAKNLGHQIESPVPSLFTFNVPDERLKELGGVSVANARVRLSAAKLEQTGPVLITHWGLSGPAVLKLSAWGARFLHECRYQTSLLINWLPQYKEEELRQMLLLVKSQLPRRAISTSCPVPIPRRLWERLIDAAGIDNEKRWAELPNKSLNELIQQLIQGKYEITGKGIFKEEFVTCGGVNLKEIDFKTMESRHCSGLYFAGEILDIDGVTGGFNFQSAWTTAWIAGQAIGNTQSP, encoded by the coding sequence TTGAGTTCGCAATCTTTAAAAGTAGTCGTAATTGGTGGAGGTGCCGCCGGCTTCTTCGGTGCGATCGCGTGCGCCAAAACTCATCCTCACACCCAAGTTACCCTACTTGAAGCAGGGCGGGAACCCCTCGCCAAAGTTCGTATTTCCGGCGGAGGACGGTGTAACGTCACTCACGCCTGCTTTGAACCGGCCTTATTAGTGCAAAATTACCCTAGAGGCGGCAAAGCCTTGCGGGGCGCATTCACGCGGTTTCAGTGTCGCGATACCGTTGCCTGGTTTGAAGAACGGGGAGTGCAGCTAAAAACCGAAGAGGATGGGCGGATGTTTCCCATAACCGATGACTCCGCCACAATTGTAGAGTGTCTGATGCGGGCGGCTCACCGGGCTGGGGTAGAATTTCGCAACGGCAGCCAGGTTAGTTCCATCTATCACTCTCCCGACCCTTCCTTTAAAATTGAATTAAAATCCGGCGAAACTGTAACCTGTGATCGCCTCCTACTCGCCACCGGCAGCAATCCGATGGGTTACAAATGGGCAAAAAATTTAGGCCATCAAATTGAGTCACCCGTGCCTTCTCTCTTCACCTTTAACGTGCCCGATGAGCGACTCAAGGAATTAGGCGGCGTCTCCGTTGCCAACGCCCGCGTGCGCCTGTCGGCAGCCAAATTAGAGCAAACCGGGCCGGTACTCATCACCCACTGGGGATTAAGCGGGCCGGCTGTACTCAAACTCTCAGCGTGGGGTGCTCGGTTTTTGCACGAGTGCCGGTATCAAACCTCTTTGCTAATTAATTGGTTGCCGCAGTACAAAGAAGAAGAACTGCGTCAAATGTTACTCCTCGTAAAATCTCAACTGCCCCGACGTGCAATCTCAACCAGTTGTCCCGTTCCCATTCCCCGCCGGCTTTGGGAACGTTTAATTGATGCTGCCGGTATTGATAACGAAAAACGCTGGGCAGAACTTCCCAATAAATCCTTAAATGAACTCATTCAACAACTCATTCAAGGCAAATACGAAATCACCGGCAAAGGCATTTTCAAAGAAGAATTCGTCACCTGTGGCGGCGTTAACTTAAAAGAAATCGATTTCAAAACAATGGAAAGCCGGCACTGTTCAGGACTGTATTTTGCCGGAGAAATTTTAGACATTGATGGAGTCACCGGCGGCTTTAACTTTCAGAGTGCCTGGACAACCGCTTGGATAGCCGGTCAAGCAATTGGCAATACCCAATCACCCTAA
- a CDS encoding calcium-binding protein, whose protein sequence is MSASAAVYESLAKSIVYVDDNPQFQSQVQGFLAATGYTIDRVFDDPQTGLHAIGLVSATPDRPPVLVFRGADSPVDDIALSDARGVGVSQIQANQEALQSWLTEISQDTTKNPNQLLAQVMGHSLGGALAQTAAAVFTPLIGGTITFNSPGVNQTAVSAFIQQGGSDKPVVHYIVNGDFVSLSGQAFLPGQVILQSFTDPNINPLIVRTKHRVEGLLSTPPAGYSEREISAEELNNPSFSFTNDPDFQEFAAAMSVALPQLVTPLSSRLGAESLRVTPGFSYLGLLNQIDTALDLSQNNYLDGYALNNTVLGLEGNDIVIGDEGNDTLNGNQADDILSGAGRDDILYGGQNNDALFGNLGTDYLSGDLGNDSLYGGKGSDTLIGSEGDDILRGESDSDFLTGGSGFDQFVLAVGEGTDTIIDFIKGEDLLALSGGLTFRQLVIAAGENSTLIASNGQFIANVVGIDPSSISESDFIQI, encoded by the coding sequence ATGAGTGCATCAGCAGCCGTTTATGAAAGTCTAGCAAAGTCAATTGTTTATGTGGATGATAATCCACAGTTCCAAAGTCAAGTTCAAGGTTTTCTAGCGGCCACCGGCTACACAATTGATCGAGTATTTGACGATCCGCAAACAGGTCTTCACGCTATCGGGTTAGTTTCCGCAACACCAGATAGACCCCCCGTTCTTGTCTTTCGCGGTGCCGATTCCCCTGTTGATGATATCGCGCTATCAGATGCGCGGGGAGTAGGTGTTAGCCAAATACAAGCCAATCAGGAAGCTCTACAAAGTTGGCTCACAGAAATTAGCCAAGATACCACTAAAAATCCCAATCAATTATTAGCTCAAGTGATGGGTCACAGCCTGGGTGGTGCCTTAGCGCAAACTGCAGCAGCTGTATTTACCCCTCTCATCGGCGGGACAATTACTTTCAACTCTCCAGGGGTTAACCAAACGGCTGTCAGTGCATTTATTCAACAAGGAGGCTCTGACAAACCCGTCGTTCACTACATTGTTAATGGCGACTTTGTCAGCCTGTCTGGACAAGCTTTTCTTCCGGGACAAGTAATTTTACAATCCTTTACCGACCCAAATATTAATCCACTAATTGTACGAACTAAACATCGAGTGGAAGGTCTACTAAGTACCCCTCCTGCCGGTTACAGTGAGCGGGAAATTTCTGCTGAGGAATTGAACAACCCTTCTTTTTCTTTCACCAATGATCCTGATTTTCAAGAGTTTGCCGCAGCCATGTCGGTTGCACTGCCGCAACTGGTAACACCCCTTAGCTCAAGGTTGGGTGCGGAAAGTTTAAGAGTTACGCCAGGATTTTCTTATTTGGGACTACTGAATCAGATAGATACTGCTCTCGATCTGTCTCAAAACAATTATCTGGATGGATATGCTTTAAATAATACAGTTTTAGGGCTGGAAGGCAATGACATAGTGATTGGAGATGAGGGAAATGATACCCTTAATGGCAATCAAGCCGATGATATTTTGAGCGGTGCCGGTAGAGATGATATTCTTTATGGCGGTCAGAATAATGATGCCCTATTCGGCAACCTAGGGACTGATTATTTATCCGGGGATTTAGGGAATGATAGCCTTTACGGAGGCAAAGGAAGTGATACCTTAATTGGTAGTGAGGGTGATGATATTCTCAGGGGAGAATCAGATAGCGACTTTTTAACCGGCGGCAGTGGTTTCGATCAGTTTGTCTTAGCTGTAGGAGAAGGAACCGATACCATCATTGATTTTATCAAAGGTGAAGATTTACTGGCTTTATCGGGTGGTTTAACTTTCAGACAGCTCGTAATTGCAGCGGGCGAAAATTCAACGTTGATTGCTTCTAACGGTCAATTTATTGCCAATGTGGTTGGAATCGATCCCAGCTCAATTTCAGAAAGTGATTTCATCCAAATCTAA
- a CDS encoding SDR family oxidoreductase, whose product MKKLLITGSSGFLGWNLCQIAQEEWQVYGTYFSQPVEIPEINLLQSDLRNFEELKHIFEEIKPDAVIHAAAQSQPNYCQTHPEESHEINVTASCNIAGICADYSIPCVFTSTDLVFNGLNAPYRETDPVSPVSLYGEQKVLAEEGMLERYPQTAICRMPLMFGYGGPAAKSFIQPMLESLRKGQELALFTDEFRTPVSGQTAAKGLLLALEKVNGRIHLGGKERISRYDFFRLLVEVLGLDEAKILTCRQQDVKMAAPRPPDVSLDSSKAYTLGYHPQSLREEFEQLRGKV is encoded by the coding sequence ATGAAAAAACTTTTAATCACCGGCAGTAGTGGATTCCTAGGGTGGAACCTATGTCAAATTGCCCAGGAAGAATGGCAGGTTTATGGAACCTACTTTTCCCAGCCGGTAGAAATTCCAGAAATTAACTTATTGCAATCTGATTTAAGAAACTTTGAGGAACTCAAGCATATCTTTGAAGAAATTAAACCTGATGCTGTTATTCATGCTGCCGCTCAATCACAACCGAATTATTGCCAAACCCACCCTGAAGAATCCCACGAAATCAATGTAACCGCATCTTGTAATATTGCCGGCATTTGTGCAGATTACTCCATTCCTTGCGTTTTCACTTCCACCGACTTAGTGTTTAATGGCTTAAATGCTCCTTACCGGGAAACAGATCCCGTGAGTCCTGTCAGCCTTTATGGCGAGCAAAAAGTGTTAGCTGAAGAAGGAATGCTCGAACGCTATCCCCAGACAGCCATTTGCCGGATGCCTTTAATGTTTGGCTATGGAGGGCCGGCAGCTAAAAGTTTCATTCAACCCATGCTAGAAAGCCTCAGAAAAGGACAAGAACTTGCCTTATTCACCGACGAATTTCGCACGCCAGTAAGCGGCCAAACAGCAGCAAAAGGACTTTTACTCGCATTAGAAAAAGTCAACGGACGAATCCATTTAGGCGGAAAAGAAAGAATCTCGCGTTATGACTTTTTCCGATTACTCGTAGAAGTGCTAGGACTAGACGAAGCCAAAATTCTAACCTGCCGGCAACAAGACGTTAAAATGGCAGCCCCCAGACCCCCGGACGTATCCCTAGACAGTTCTAAAGCATACACCCTAGGCTATCACCCACAATCCTTGCGAGAAGAATTTGAACAATTGCGAGGAAAAGTGTAA
- a CDS encoding phenylacetate--CoA ligase family protein, translated as MQEEQKQRALAGLQAFLNMPVETLLQERAKENAPTAALKLFDSVVATVPAYQSFLQEQGIDPTSIKTFEDFQKLPLTTKENYLRRHSLPALCRNGKLENCDIIAVSSGSTGTPTFWPRFITDEFQIASRFEQIFRDSFQADSLHTLAVICFALGTWVGGMYTASCCRHLAAKGYPITVITPGNNKTEIFRVVQELAPAFDQVVLLGYPPFLKDTIDAGIAQGIEWDKYAIKLVMAGEVFSEEWRTLVGERMGSLSPCYDFASLYGTADAGVLGNETPLSICIRRFLANHPTVARSLFGESRLPTLVQYDPLSRFFEVDNGTLLFSGDNGIPLVRYHISDAGGIISYSEMLQFLLDWGFDPLDELQSQSERGIYSLPFVYVFGRSHFTVSYFGANVYPENVTVGLEQPLIQDWVTGKFVLQVKEDADKNRLLSIVVELAPAVEASEEKQEAIAASILTHLRRLNSEFANYVPEDYQIPQITLTPTGDPEYFPVGVKHRYTRR; from the coding sequence ATGCAGGAAGAACAAAAACAGAGGGCGCTGGCGGGTTTGCAAGCGTTTTTAAATATGCCGGTGGAAACGTTGTTGCAAGAACGCGCAAAAGAAAACGCGCCGACAGCCGCTCTAAAGTTGTTTGATTCAGTGGTTGCAACTGTGCCGGCTTATCAGTCATTCTTACAAGAACAAGGCATTGATCCAACTTCAATTAAAACCTTTGAAGACTTTCAAAAACTACCCCTGACAACCAAAGAAAATTACTTGCGCCGGCACTCTCTCCCTGCACTTTGTCGCAATGGAAAACTGGAAAATTGCGATATAATTGCCGTTTCCTCCGGTTCAACCGGCACTCCCACATTTTGGCCCCGTTTTATCACCGATGAGTTCCAAATTGCCAGCCGATTTGAGCAAATTTTTCGTGACAGTTTCCAAGCCGATAGTCTCCACACACTAGCTGTCATTTGTTTTGCTTTAGGAACTTGGGTAGGAGGGATGTATACCGCTAGCTGCTGCCGGCACCTTGCTGCAAAAGGCTACCCGATTACTGTGATCACTCCAGGTAACAATAAAACAGAAATTTTTCGAGTTGTACAAGAACTCGCACCGGCATTTGATCAAGTCGTACTTTTAGGCTATCCACCGTTTTTAAAAGATACCATTGATGCCGGCATCGCCCAAGGCATCGAGTGGGATAAATATGCAATTAAGTTAGTGATGGCAGGTGAGGTTTTTAGCGAAGAGTGGCGGACTTTAGTAGGCGAACGCATGGGTTCGTTAAGTCCTTGCTATGACTTTGCTTCCCTTTACGGGACAGCAGATGCCGGCGTTTTAGGCAATGAGACACCGCTGAGTATCTGCATTCGCCGGTTTTTGGCAAATCATCCTACTGTCGCCCGTTCCCTGTTTGGGGAGTCTCGCCTGCCAACGCTGGTACAGTATGATCCCTTGAGTCGCTTTTTTGAGGTAGATAATGGCACTTTGCTGTTTTCTGGTGACAACGGTATTCCTTTAGTTCGCTATCACATTTCCGATGCCGGTGGAATTATTTCTTATTCTGAAATGCTGCAATTTCTTTTAGACTGGGGTTTTGATCCCCTGGATGAATTACAATCTCAGAGTGAGCGAGGCATTTATTCTTTACCTTTTGTTTATGTGTTTGGTCGCTCTCATTTTACAGTTTCTTATTTCGGGGCAAATGTTTATCCAGAAAACGTCACCGTTGGATTAGAACAGCCACTTATTCAAGATTGGGTAACGGGTAAATTTGTCTTGCAAGTAAAAGAAGACGCGGATAAAAATCGGTTGTTATCTATTGTTGTGGAATTAGCGCCGGCAGTGGAAGCAAGTGAAGAAAAGCAGGAGGCGATTGCGGCTTCTATTTTAACTCATCTGCGCCGGCTTAATAGTGAGTTTGCGAACTATGTCCCAGAAGATTACCAAATCCCACAAATCACCCTAACACCCACCGGCGATCCTGAATATTTTCCGGTTGGAGTTAAGCATCGCTACACGCGCCGGTGA
- the rd gene encoding rubredoxin — protein sequence MQKYICTLCAYEYDPAQGDPDSGIAPGTPFEDIPEDWVCPTCGASKADFEPAG from the coding sequence ATGCAGAAATATATATGCACCCTCTGCGCCTATGAATATGACCCAGCACAAGGCGACCCTGATAGCGGAATTGCACCCGGTACCCCATTTGAAGATATTCCAGAGGATTGGGTTTGTCCTACTTGCGGGGCTTCCAAAGCAGATTTTGAGCCGGCTGGATAA